A single window of Aphidius gifuensis isolate YNYX2018 linkage group LG1, ASM1490517v1, whole genome shotgun sequence DNA harbors:
- the LOC122847801 gene encoding toll-like receptor 13, whose protein sequence is MIDLSNNSINKIDNGALWGFNDGVIIYFKYINIDCATNPDDELVSSIDHHKDNICYFSEYYYFKICKTSTMQLKLVEHLIDNWQPETLEITDDKISSIEKNAFQQLSIKTLIFNCFSKTFTLYPASFAGLKKLEFLILNTSPIQVESYIFGYLVSLKFLGISVNESSNITFSQLFQNLIFFDNLLLTRQNRVDICHETLCTNTNFNITSLHYKYGKFTNLQQLAFSCLKQLEYLAVTNSSLKTIEPTAFDGLNNIKYLSLSSNQIQTIDSNVFTNLNLSSLDLSYNLLTHIKKDTFYGMKTKALDISYNKIIQIDDDAFKDMNLHHIYYNNNPGAINDTFYYFDDIKIEANCLPSLENLVLDVGPISLQENLFDQLISLNYLRIEIKYNPQSPSKYINNVLKTVPSLRVLEILNSDSINICNNPISNENSLPLTGLYYTGGSIGVLPTNSLICLWNLEKLSISKTQLTTIEAGVFDSLNNLKYIHLAFNKLTRITTGAFNRLNNLITLDLNHNKIIEMDDKSLRKSVENNLHLLNLSYNEFSFIKKDTFAGFKCSQLDLSHNKISHIEDDAFKDTKIHDIFLFNNFIMYVKMKAWKIPLYTFVHVKKPSYFISFCSGIRTRVCDHFGSYTFIGVRTNVLDISNNKIVEIDNGAFKDMNLNHLYYYNNNDRVFVNSRYWYIDDSQIEVNCTNQNTYRICKKGETLSSVDIPNKYSFFGRLITSDTLEIFDERISAMDVGPIEVKENLFDRLISLNYLRIEIKYNPQSPSKYINNVLKTVPSLRVLEILNSDSINICNNPISNENSLPLTGLYYTRKRTRTCDDLGWCEFRCIDYKSSPPGLG, encoded by the exons ATGATTGACTTgagtaataattcaataaataaaattgataatggaGCATTG tggGGTTTTAATGAtggtgttattatttattttaaatatataaatattgattgtgCAACCAACCCTGATGACGAATTAGTAAGTTCAATTGATCATCATAAAGACAACATATGTTACTTcagtgaatattattattttaaaatttgtaaaacatcAACTATGCAACTCAAATTAGTTGAACATCTCATTGATAATTGGCAACCTGAAACActtgaaataacagacgacaaaatttcatcaattgaaaaaaatgcatttcAACAGTTGAGTATAAAAACTTTGatctttaattgtttttcaaagaCATTTACGTTATACCCTGCATCATTTGCtggattaaaaaaacttgaatttctTATACTCAATACTTCGCCAATCCAAGTtgaatcatatatttttggatatttagtatcattaaaatttctgGGAATTTCAGTTAATGAATCTTCCAATATTACTTTCAGCCAATTGTTTCAAAAtctcatattttttgataatttattacttACTCGTCAAAATAGAGTTGATATTTGTCATGAGACATTATGTACAAATACTAATTTCAATATAACGAGTCTCCAttataaatatggaaaatttacaaatttacaacAACTTGCTTTTTCGTGTTTAAAACAACTTGAATATCTTGCTGTAACAAATAGCAGTTTAAAAACGATTGAACCCACTGCATTTGACGGtcttaataatatcaaatatttgagTCTATCATCAAATCAAATACAAACAATTGATAGTAatgtatttacaaatttaaatttatcatcgcTTGACTTGAGTTATAATTTGTTGActcatattaaaaaagatacaTTTTATGGAATGAAAACAAAAGCATTGGATATTTcctataataaaattattcaaattgatgatgatgcattTAAAGACATGAATCTTCATCACATATACTACAATAATAATCCTGGTGCTATCAATgacactttttattattttgatgatattaaaattgaagctAATT GTTTGCCAAGTTTAGAAAATTTAGTACTAGACGTCGGACCAATTTCTcttcaagaaaatttatttgatcaatTAATATCACTCAATTATCTTcgtattgaaattaaatataatccaCAATCACcttcaaaatatattaataatgtattgAAAACTGTTCCGAGTTTAAGAGtattggaaattttaaatagtgattcaattaatatttgtaataatccAATATCCAATGAGAATTCACTGCCACTTACTGGGCTTTATTATACAGGTGGATCAATCGGTGTATTACCAACAAATTCATTGATTTGTTTATGGAATTTGGAAAAATTGTCAATATCAAAAACACAATTGACGACAATTGAAGCTGGTGTATTTGATTCATTGAACAATctcaaatatattcatttggcATTCAACAAATTAACTCGTATTACTACTGGTGCTTTTAATcgtctaaataatttaattacccTTGACCtgaatcataataaaataattgaaatggatgataaatcattgagAAAATCTgtggaaaataatttacacCTTCTCAATTTAAGTTACaatgaattttcattcattaaaaaaGATACTTTTGCAGGTTTTAAATGCAGTCAGTTGGATCTATCACACAACAAAATTAGTCACATTGAAGATGATGCATTTAAAGATACAAAAAttcatgatatatttttatttaataattttatcatgtacGTAAAAATGAAAGCCTGGAAGATTCCTTTATATACTTTTGTTCATGTTAAAAAACCATCGTATTTCATATCATTTTGTTCAGGAATACGAACAAGAGTATGTGATCATTTTGGATCGT ATACATTTATTGGTGTGAGAACAAACGTATTGgacatttcaaataataaaattgtagaaaTTGATAATGGTGCTTTCAAAGACATGAATCTCAATCATCtgtattattacaataataatgatagagTATTTGTTAATTCTCGTTATTGGTATATTGATGATTCACAAATTGAAGTTAATTGTACGAATCAAAATACATACAGAATTTGCAAAAAGGGTGAAACTTTATCATCTGTTGACAtaccaaataaatattcttttttcggGCGGCTTATAACAAGTGACACACTCGAAATATTTGACGAAAGAATATCGGCAATGg ATGTTGGACCTATTGaagttaaagaaaatttatttgatcgtTTAATATCACTCAATTATCTTcgtattgaaattaaatataatccaCAATCACcttcaaaatatattaataatgtattgAAAACTGTTCCAAGTTTAAGAGtattggaaattttaaatagtgattcaattaatatttgtaataatccAATATCCAATGAGAATTCACTGCCACTTACTGGTCTTTATTATACAA GAAAACGAACAAGAACTTGTGATGATTTAGGATGGTGTGAGTTCAGATGCATTGATTACAAGTCTAGTCCACCAGGATtaggataa
- the LOC122847803 gene encoding leucine-rich repeats and immunoglobulin-like domains protein 1 yields MNLNLSLLDLSYNLLTHITKDTFTSVKTKSLDISNNKIVKIDNGAFQVMNLHHIYYQNNIGFINATRYWYIDNSQIEIDCTIIKTYRICIQGETLTSVDILNKFSLFKSSLTSFLGWLITSDAIEISDERISAMGKYVFKDLLPIADPKTLSIHKNIKSEFLIHPESFDGLLNLENLVLDVGPIPLEVMLFDRLTSLNYLKIEIKKNPKLPSEYINNVLNTVPSIRVLEILNSDSVNICDNPESFINILPITGLYYTGGLISTLPRNSLKCLRNLEKLSISETQLTTIEAGVFDSLDNLKYIHLAFNKINHISTGTFVNLNNLISLELNHNKINGIDDKSLMKSSNNNLQLVNLSYNEISIIKKDTFKGVYCIRLDLSHNKISHVENDAFEGTNIQDMFLFNNSIIDVQKKAWKIPPFTFVTLEKPFHAAPYCALRTGEVIHCDRCQFRMCYSLVLRFG; encoded by the coding sequence ATGAATCTGAATTTATCATTGCTTGATTtgagttataatttattaactcaTATTACAAAAGACACATTTACCAGTGTTAAAACAAAATCATTAGATATatcgaataataaaattgttaaaatcgATAATGGTGCATTTCAAGTTATGAATCTTcatcatatatattatcagAATAATATTGGTTTTATTAATGCCACTCGTTATTGGTATATCGATAATTCacaaattgaaattgattgtacaattataaaaacatacaGAATATGTATACAAGGTGAAACATTAACATCTGTCGACATACTGAATAAATTTTCACTTTTCAAATCATCATTGACGTCTTTTCTCGGCTGGCTTATAACAAGTGATGCCATCGAAATATCTGACGAAAGAATATCGGCAATGggtaaatatgtttttaaagATTTGCTTCCCATAGCAGATCCAAAAACATTAtctattcataaaaatatcaaaagtgaatttttaattcatcctGAATCATTCGATGGTCTGTTAAATTTGGAAAATTTAGTATTAGACGTTGGACCTATTCCTCTCGAAGTAATGTTATTTGATCGTTTAACAtcactaaattatttaaaaattgaaattaaaaaaaatccaaaattacCTTCGGAATATATTAACAATGTCTTGAATACTGTTCCAAGTATAAGAGtattggaaattttaaatagcgATTCGGTAAATATTTGTGATAATCCAGAATcctttataaatatactacCAATAACAGGACTTTATTACACTGGTGGTTTAATTAGTACGTTACCACGAAATTCATTGAAATGTCTACGAAATCTGGAAAAATTGTCAATATCAGAAACACAATTGACGACAATTGAAGCTGGTGTATTTGATTCACTGGACAATCTCAAATATATTCATCTGgcattcaacaaaataaatcatatttcTACTGGTACTTTTGTtaatctaaataatttaattagccTCGAGCTGAAccataataaaatcaatggaattgatgataaatcattgatgAAATCCAGTAACAATAATCTACAACTTGTCAATTTAAGTTACaatgaaatttcaattattaaaaaagatactTTTAAAGGTGTTTATTGCATCCGGTTGGATCTATCACACAATAAAATTAGCCACGTTGAAAATGATGCATTTGAAGGTACCAATATTCAAGATATGTTTCTATTCAATAATTCCATCATAGATGTCCAAAAGAAAGCCTGGAAGATTCCTCCATTTACTTTTGTTACATTAGAAAAACCATTTCATGCTGCACCATATTGTGCATTAAGAACAGGCGAAGTCATACATTGTGATCGTTGTCAATTTAGAATGTGTTATTCTCTTGTACTTCgttttggttaa
- the LOC122860716 gene encoding E3 ubiquitin-protein ligase MSL2 isoform X2 has product MNSTSLYVSTCRLVLQADSDDPNTWTDLYRLVPYLRQSLSCTVCSNLLIEPHTPTETNCQHHVCRNCRGGRKKLKPSCGWCKDYDKYIENVQLRILLQCYKKLCEYLTSTNIYRNIILTITTNKNNGTNCCGATSLIELIQEGSGFKDEYKSNAGLSKSAYSILPCVYTSTTSTQTQGISFQTSAEKIPQTVPESPAIRTVSNGTSIYSVMYAGSGNKITIKRKAATTVVDDDNNHSTNQDDNDTGTSRNNSGGSSTSFKKPRSSSTRSKRKGCRCGNATAIPGKLTCCGQRCPCYVESKPCLECRCRGCRNPHTADGLKIRPHIPELHNLHLQLSTTPIDCENTLATTDPLETVQQCLSTSPPTIQVLNVYSTPRLDIDNVPQNLPAALLVGEDAIVSTESEADDSDIQIDV; this is encoded by the exons atgaattcaaCTAGTTTGTATGTATCAACTTGTCGATTAGTATTGCAAGCTGATTCAGATGATCCAAATACATGGACAGATTTATACAGACTTGTACCATATTTACGTCAAAGTTTAAGTTGTACAGTAtgttcaaatttattaattgaaccACATACACCAACTGAAACAAATTGTCAGCATCATGTTTGTCGTAATTGTCGTGGTGgacgtaaaaaattaaaaccttCATGTGGCTGGTGTAaagattatgataaatatattgaaaatgtaCAATTGAGGATATTACTAcagtgttataaaaaattatgtgaatatttaacaagtacaaatatatatcgtaatataatattaacaataacaacaaataaaaataatggtacAAATTGTTGTGGTGCAACAAGTCttattgaattaatacaaGAAGGTAGTGGTTTTAAAGATGAATATAAAAGTAATGCTGGTTTATCAAAATCAGCATACAGTATATTACCATGTGTTTATACAAGTACAACATCAACACAAACACAAGGTATATCATTTCAAACAAGTGCTGAAAAAATTCCTCAAACAGTACCTg aaTCACCAGCAATTAGAACAGTATCAAATGGTACATCAATATATTCAGTAATGTATGCTGGATCtggtaataaaataacaattaaaagaaaagCAGCAACaactgttgttgatgatgataataatcattcaacaaatcaagatgataatgatactGGAACATCTAGAAATAATAGTGGAGGG TCATCAActagttttaaaaaaccaagATCAAGCTCAACAAGAAGTAAAAGAAAAGGATGTAGATGTGGTAATGCAACAGCAATACCTGGTAAATTAACATGTTGTGGTCAAAGATGTCCTTGTTATGTTGAAAGTAAACCTTGTTTAGAATGTAGATGTAGAGGTTGTCGAAATCCTCATACAGCTGATGGTTTAaag attCGTCCACATATACCAGAATtacataatttacatttacaattatcaacaacaccaaTTGATTGTGAAAATACATTAGCAACAACTGATCCACTTGAAACGGTACAACAATGTTTATCAACATCACCACCAACAATACaagtattaaatgtttattcaaCACCGAGActtgatattgataatgtaCCACAAAATTTACCAGCAGCTTTACTTGTTGGTGAAGATGCTATTGTTAGTACTGAAAGTGAAGCTGATGATAGTGATATACAAATTGATGTTTGa
- the LOC122847804 gene encoding zinc finger C2HC domain-containing protein 1B, with protein sequence MTKQRIQGTELEPYVKLSAKKKIDKKIKPEVKSNWRRKHEDFIETIKSAKKLQAHIAAGGKVSDLPPPPRSDNSDYIQCPHCERRFNQAAAERHIPLCKNMIHNKPNTNPQNRRNKIK encoded by the exons ATGACAAAACAGCGTATACAGGGTACTGAATTGGAGCCATATGTCAAATTGtcagctaagaaaaaaattgat aaaaaaataaaaccagagGTAAAATCAAATTGGCGTCGTAAACATGAagattttattgaaacaataaaatcagctaaaaaattacaagctCATATTGCTGCTGGTGGTAAAGTGAGTGatttaccaccaccaccacgaAGTGATAACAGTGATTATATACAGTGTCCACATTGTGAAAGAAGATTCAATCAAGCAGCTGCTGAACGTCATATTCCACTTTGtaaaaatatgattcataATAAACCAAATACCAATCCTCAAAATCGACGtaataaaatcaagtaa
- the LOC122860715 gene encoding uncharacterized protein LOC122860715, whose translation MQHLIKIFVLFCVIATALARSGSITVKNGGGYVALFSVEYTKDGKRQSAESGDFTAGVSKTIQIPDGARDVFVKAEVYWFIASRAVIFTKHYDGPEQKCFKVWGTTLNTAWDERNCGDL comes from the coding sequence atgcaacatttaataaaaatatttgtgttatTTTGTGTGATTGCAACTGCATTGGCTAGAAGTGGAAGTATCACTGTTAAAAATGGTGGTGGTTATGTTGCGCTATTTAGTGTTGAATATACTAAAGATGGAAAAAGACAGTCTGCAGAATCAGGAGATTTTACTGCTGGTGTATcaaaaacaattcaaataCCAGATGGTGCAAGAGACGTATTTGTTAAAGCTGAGGTTTATTGGTTTATTGCATCAAGAGCTGTTATATTTACTAAACATTATGATGGTCCAGAACAAAAATGCTTCAAGGTATGGGGTACAACATTGAATACAGCTTGGGATGAACGTAATTGTggtgatttataa
- the LOC122860716 gene encoding E3 ubiquitin-protein ligase MSL2 isoform X1 yields the protein MNSTSLYVSTCRLVLQADSDDPNTWTDLYRLVPYLRQSLSCTVCSNLLIEPHTPTETNCQHHVCRNCRGGRKKLKPSCGWCKDYDKYIENVQLRILLQCYKKLCEYLTSTNIYRNIILTITTNKNNGTNCCGATSLIELIQEGSGFKDEYKSNAGLSKSAYSILPCVYTSTTSTQTQGISFQTSAEKIPQTVPESPAIRTVSNGTSIYSVMYAGSGNKITIKRKAATTVVDDDNNHSTNQDDNDTGTSRNNSGGVKCIPSSQLSYGTTTSSSKKSSKGSKSSTSFKKPRSSSTRSKRKGCRCGNATAIPGKLTCCGQRCPCYVESKPCLECRCRGCRNPHTADGLKIRPHIPELHNLHLQLSTTPIDCENTLATTDPLETVQQCLSTSPPTIQVLNVYSTPRLDIDNVPQNLPAALLVGEDAIVSTESEADDSDIQIDV from the exons atgaattcaaCTAGTTTGTATGTATCAACTTGTCGATTAGTATTGCAAGCTGATTCAGATGATCCAAATACATGGACAGATTTATACAGACTTGTACCATATTTACGTCAAAGTTTAAGTTGTACAGTAtgttcaaatttattaattgaaccACATACACCAACTGAAACAAATTGTCAGCATCATGTTTGTCGTAATTGTCGTGGTGgacgtaaaaaattaaaaccttCATGTGGCTGGTGTAaagattatgataaatatattgaaaatgtaCAATTGAGGATATTACTAcagtgttataaaaaattatgtgaatatttaacaagtacaaatatatatcgtaatataatattaacaataacaacaaataaaaataatggtacAAATTGTTGTGGTGCAACAAGTCttattgaattaatacaaGAAGGTAGTGGTTTTAAAGATGAATATAAAAGTAATGCTGGTTTATCAAAATCAGCATACAGTATATTACCATGTGTTTATACAAGTACAACATCAACACAAACACAAGGTATATCATTTCAAACAAGTGCTGAAAAAATTCCTCAAACAGTACCTg aaTCACCAGCAATTAGAACAGTATCAAATGGTACATCAATATATTCAGTAATGTATGCTGGATCtggtaataaaataacaattaaaagaaaagCAGCAACaactgttgttgatgatgataataatcattcaacaaatcaagatgataatgatactGGAACATCTAGAAATAATAGTGGAGGGGTAAAATGCATTCCATCTTCACAACTTTCATATGGAACTACTACTTCTTCTTCAAAAAAATCGTCAAAGGGCAGCAAA TCATCAActagttttaaaaaaccaagATCAAGCTCAACAAGAAGTAAAAGAAAAGGATGTAGATGTGGTAATGCAACAGCAATACCTGGTAAATTAACATGTTGTGGTCAAAGATGTCCTTGTTATGTTGAAAGTAAACCTTGTTTAGAATGTAGATGTAGAGGTTGTCGAAATCCTCATACAGCTGATGGTTTAaag attCGTCCACATATACCAGAATtacataatttacatttacaattatcaacaacaccaaTTGATTGTGAAAATACATTAGCAACAACTGATCCACTTGAAACGGTACAACAATGTTTATCAACATCACCACCAACAATACaagtattaaatgtttattcaaCACCGAGActtgatattgataatgtaCCACAAAATTTACCAGCAGCTTTACTTGTTGGTGAAGATGCTATTGTTAGTACTGAAAGTGAAGCTGATGATAGTGATATACAAATTGATGTTTGa